A window from Streptomyces sp. NBC_00299 encodes these proteins:
- a CDS encoding ABC transporter ATP-binding protein: MAQLDIVDVGHAYAPGAEEKRWALKPLKLTFESGKTYALVGPSGCGKTTLLNILSGLVRPSRGRVLFDGVDVTALPTKARNIAQVFQFPVIYKSMTVYDNLAFPLQCRRWDKARTDAKVRQVAEALDLQDRLKQPARGLTADDKQLISLGRGLVRDDVAAVLMDEPLTVIDPQLKHSLRRKIREITEQFRPTVIYVTHDQYEAMSFAQELLVMEDGRAVQQGTPEQLFEAPSSTYVGYFIGSPAMNFLTVDRSDGPFALGGLPLSGAWDIPRGTAEVQVGVRPEYVKIVTEPGPNTFPGRLRGVSDHGAQRVLEVEVAGQPVRAKTPREDGVPVGEDVLVHLPRAKVLPYADGKLVLHA; the protein is encoded by the coding sequence ATGGCGCAGTTGGACATCGTCGACGTCGGGCACGCGTACGCGCCGGGTGCCGAGGAGAAGCGGTGGGCTCTCAAGCCGCTGAAACTGACCTTCGAGTCCGGCAAGACCTACGCGCTGGTCGGACCCTCGGGCTGCGGCAAGACGACGCTGCTGAACATCCTGTCCGGCCTGGTCAGACCGTCCCGGGGGCGGGTGCTGTTCGACGGCGTCGATGTCACCGCCCTGCCCACCAAGGCGCGCAACATCGCCCAGGTCTTCCAGTTCCCCGTCATCTACAAATCGATGACGGTCTACGACAACCTCGCCTTCCCGCTGCAGTGCCGGCGCTGGGACAAGGCGAGGACCGACGCCAAGGTCCGGCAGGTCGCCGAGGCCCTGGACCTGCAGGATCGGTTGAAGCAGCCCGCACGCGGGCTCACCGCCGACGACAAGCAGCTGATCTCACTCGGCCGCGGCCTGGTCCGTGACGACGTAGCGGCCGTCCTGATGGACGAGCCGCTCACCGTGATCGACCCGCAGCTGAAGCACTCGCTGCGGCGCAAGATCCGAGAGATCACCGAGCAGTTCCGGCCCACGGTGATCTATGTGACGCACGACCAGTACGAGGCGATGAGCTTCGCGCAGGAACTGCTCGTCATGGAAGACGGCCGCGCCGTGCAGCAAGGCACCCCTGAGCAGCTGTTCGAGGCGCCGTCCTCCACGTACGTCGGCTACTTCATCGGCTCGCCGGCAATGAACTTCCTGACCGTGGACCGCAGCGACGGGCCCTTCGCGCTGGGCGGCCTGCCGCTGTCCGGCGCCTGGGACATCCCCCGGGGCACGGCCGAGGTCCAGGTCGGCGTACGGCCCGAATACGTCAAGATAGTCACGGAGCCCGGCCCCAACACCTTCCCCGGCCGGCTGCGGGGCGTCAGCGACCACGGCGCGCAGCGCGTCCTCGAGGTCGAGGTCGCCGGGCAGCCTGTCAGGGCCAAAACGCCGCGAGAGGACGGAGTTCCGGTCGGCGAGGACGTTCTCGTGCACCTGCCGCGCGCAAAGGTACTTCCGTACGCGGACGGTAAGTTGGTACTCCACGCGTAA